From the Excalfactoria chinensis isolate bCotChi1 chromosome 1, bCotChi1.hap2, whole genome shotgun sequence genome, one window contains:
- the LOC140253409 gene encoding inositol 1,4,5-trisphosphate receptor-interacting protein-like 1: MHILMAVPSVFFLTPALLGIILKLWLRIQQFYMEMHKYVQLQVEQLSSFMAQHLHTVKQGSQKQSEVSKGALLFAVLQHWQLWAFAGLLVLFAGLSFHLRNKRRKLGNYNKQESSPSEENKEAEDDSDSDEAYSLGSVWAVSTQWPSPYRAEMCQLVEEFVEDLLRACRGRARRSFTPRLQQAIGVACVYDGWSACEDNILYRLLVPLRPPPGHTFHLELGNEEEMRTKKSCVRVELECTCEREQLLGDMLCFVHHAKEELRKKQEPSLLDTLCQGSYLHMEETALWLQNQVKKAWRSLPQSRDCRLVVLPSTCSCKVKLTTSSNRTLSMELLLGLQLDDSDTFLSLE, from the coding sequence ATGCACATTCTAATGGCTGTGCCTTCGGTGTTCTTCCTCACCCCAGCTTTGCTGGGCATTATTTTGAAGCTTTGGCTGAGAATTCAGCAGTTTTACATGGAAATGCACAAGTATGTACAATTGCAAGTGGAGCAGCTGAGTTCTTTTATGGCTCAACATCTGCACACTGTGAAGCAGGGGAGCCAGAAGCAGAGTGAAGTGTCCAAAGGAGCCTTGCTCTTTGCCGTCTTGCAGCACTGGCAGCTCTGGGCCTTTGCTGGGCTCCTTGTCCTGTTTGCTGGACTCAGTTTTCACCTGCGTAACAAGAGACGTAAGCTGGGCAATTACAACAAACAGGAAAGCTCCCCAAGTGAGGAGAACAAGGAGGCTGAAGACGACAGTGACTCTGACGAGGCATATAGCCTGGGCAGTGTTTGGGCCGTAAGCACCCAGTGGCCATCACCGTACAGGGCTGAAATGTGCCAGTTGGTGGAGGAGTTTGTGGAAGATCTTCTTCGAGCCTGCCGAGGACGCGCTCGCCGCAGCTTCACACCTCGGCTGCAGCAGGCCATAGGGGTGGCCTGCGTATATGATGGATGGAGTGCCTGTGAAGACAACATCCTCTACCGCCTGCTTGTGCCCCTGAGGCCTCCCCCTGGGCACACCTTCCACCTGGAGCTGGGCAACGAGGAGGAGATGCGCACCAAGAAGTCCTGTGTGCGTGTAGAGCTAGAGTGCACCTGTGagagggagcagctgctgggggacATGTTGTGCTTTGTCCATCATGCTAAGGAAgaactgagaaagaaacaggagCCCAGCCTGCTAGACACCCTCTGCCAGGGCTCCTACCTGCACATGGAGGAAACCGCCCTCTGGCTCCAGAACCAGGTGAAGAAGGCTTGGAGGTCTCTACCACAGTCTCGCGACTGCCGCCTGGTGGTGCTGCCCTCCACCTGCTCCTGCAAGGTGAAGTTGACCACCTCCTCCAACAGAACCCTCTCCATGGAGTTACTGCTTGGGCTGCAGCTGGATGACTCTGACACCTTCCTGAGCCTCGAGTAA